The following is a genomic window from Nitrospira sp..
GCACGGGCGGCCTTGCACTATGGTGGGAGGCCGCCCGTGAGTGGCGCTTAGGACGCCTAAGATGCCTGTTCCGATGTCGCGGCCCGAAGGACCCACGCGATGAGAACTGCGTTGTGTTTCTAGCCGGAGGAGACCGCGCCGATGCCCAATGGCTCAGATGCCGGTACTCCCGCCCTGCGTAGACTCTCCGTTTCGATCAGACCGATACCAGAGGTCCTGAATCCTTCACGGTACGGTCTTGAGAGAATCGACTAGAACGACCGACGAGAAACCCGCCTTCGCATCGGCGGGCCTGACGGACCAGGTGGCGTTGCGTCGCTCATACCCACCCTCCTCTCCGATGAAATCAGCGAGAAACCAGGATAGCAGTCGCGCGCGCTGCCAGATTTCCCGCACATCCGAAAATCATGAGCCGCAATTCCGATCTACGCCCATTAGAAAACTCTGTCAATGGGGAAATGTGCGCGGCTGTAACCAAGAGGCTTCGCATCGATATCGCATCCAAACCAGGCACGTGCCGTGCCGCACCGAATGAACAGGGGAAAGGCCTGACAGCAGTTCTCCCTTCTCCGGCGCGACGGCCACGGTCCTACACAATCGCGATCTTGGAAAAATCGACGCCTTCAGGCCCTGGTGGCGTCGTGAGCTTCAAGCCTTCAAGCGCCTCAACGACATGCCCCGCCACCACCAGATTGCGGTACCATTTCCGGTTCGCCGGCACAATGTACCACGGCGCGTATGTCGTGCTGGTCGCCGAGATTGCATCTTCGTAGGCCTGCACATATCCATCCCATAATTTCCGCTCTTCTAAGTCGCTGGCACTCCATTTCCAGCGCTTTCCTGGATCGGCAATGCGGGCTTCGAGCCGTTCCTTCTGTTTCTCTTTTGAAATATGGAGAAAGAATTTCAGGATCACCGTGCCGTTCTCGTACAGCAGCTCTTCGAATTCCTTGATCCGATTGAAGCGCCGCTTGACAGTGGCATCCGACACCCACCCATGCACCCGCGTGATAAGCACGTCTTCGTAATGGGAGCGGTTGAAGATCCCGATATGCCCGTTCGGCGGGACTTCACGATGGATGCGCCAGAGAAAGTCGTGCGCCAGCTCCTCTTTCGACGGCGTCTTAAAGGACGCGACGCTGCATCCCTGCGGATTCACGCCATACATCACACTCCGAATCGTCCCGTCTTTGCCGCTTGTATCCATGCCTTGCAGCACTATGAGCACAGATCGTGTGGCATTGGCATAGAGGCGCTCCTGCAATCCCGCAAGCCGGGCAATCAGTTTCGCCGTATCCGCTTTGGCCTTATCCTTGCCTTGATCCGTCTTCTTGTACTCACCGGTCTCATCGGGATCATAGGCCTTCAGCTTAACCTTTCCACCTGAGGTCACTGCATACGATTTCATTTCGATGCCCTTTCCCTGACATGGTCAGGATGAACCCTCATTGCTTCGAGATCGCCTATGCACCACTATGGGCGAGTAAGAAAGAATGATCTTGTCCGGGATCGGAAGATGTCTGAACCGCCCTACGGCAGTTTAGGCACGTCCTGCGCGCAGCGAAATCCGACATTGGGATCTTGCTCGGTCGGATCCCCCTTCGTTCGAAACGAGGAACGCAACCGATAGAGATTGTTGATATACGATCCGCCGCGCTGAACTTTCGCCGTCCCTTCGCTCGGGCCTCGAGGATTGATCGCCGGACTCTTGGCAAAGTTTGCGTAGAAATCCTCCGCGTACCAATCCATGACCCACTCATAGAGATTGCCGGCCAGGTCGTGGACGCCGTACACGCTCTTCCCTTTGTCGCGATTGCCGATGGGCGAAACCGTTTCGCCACCGCCTTCCTTCAAGCCAAACACCGCATGAGTCGGCGTCGGGGCCTCGTTTCCCCAGGGGTAGATGCGTCCATCCGTCCCGCGGGCCGCTTTCTCCCATTCCGCCTCCGTCGGCAACCGTTTGTCGGCCCAGAGGCAATACCCCATCGCATCCATCCAGCTCACCCAGCGCACCGGCCGGTCCGCGTGAACCACCGGCGTATCCTTATCTGAAAACCCCCAGGGCGGCTCACTCTGGATGGCCTCGACGAATTTGGCGAAGCGCCCGTTGGTGACTTCAAATTTGTCGAGATACAGCGTATCGACATAGACACGATGCACGGGAGACTCATCATCGTCACCCTTATCGCTGCCCATCGTAAACTCGCCGGCCGGCACCAGCACCATGGGCGCCCCATCCTTCCCGACAATCTCCGCAGGTGGCTGAACCACGGACTTGGAGGCAGCCGAACCATTGACGGAAGGTGAGCCCTTCGCCGAAGGCTTGCTCTCGCTCTCTTGCGCTTTGGGTTTCGGCATCGGCGATTCTGGCTTTATTGGAGCAGACTCCTTCCCCCCGTTATCTACCGGACTGCTAGAAGAAGCCGGCGCCTTGACTGAAGGTTTTGCCTCGCCTTCTTGCGGCTTGGGTTTAGATGGCGTCGGAGTCGATTCGGTTTTTCCAGGAGCCGTTTCTTTGCCTGAGCTTTCCGCCGGTACTCCAGAAACCGGTGCCTTGACCGGAGGTTTCGTCTCCGTATCTGGCGCAAGGGGTTTTGGCGGGACAAGGGTCGGCGCCGACACAGCGGGCGCGGGAGAAGTTGGACTTGGAGTCGATTCAGACTTGGGCGCGGCCGTTTCATCCGCCCATGCAGGTGCGGCGGCACAACACAGTCCCACCGTCACCAGCAACGCCGTCATCGTCGATCGAATGTCCATCCGTTCATCTCTCTTGGATTTCAACGACCCGGCAATGACAACACTCAGCTACCTAATATATCAATCTTAAGTGGCCAAAACGAGGCCGACAAACCTACGACATCCATCATGTAAAACATCTTCATGCCAATATCACAGACGGGAATACGCTGACCCACCGTCAACGTGGCTGTTCAAAAGCACTCCGACAGGCTCAGGCAACGAGAATCGGCCAGCACGAACCTATCCAACTCGTGTCACCTGGTTGGCGTCCGTGTGATGGAAAATCTCCTTCTGCCCCTTGATCTTCAATTGCGTGTCCTCTCTATACGTGAAGCTATTCTGGCCATGCACGGTAATCCTCAGCTCATACCGGACGGTCTTGAACTCCCGGTCGAGAAACTTGTTGGAGCAAATCCCATAGGTATCCGACCCCGCTTCCGCAGAAATCTCAAACGCCTTCGCATCGGGCTCAACCGTCCCGCCAGCCAGCACCGCAACTCCGCGCGGTACAGCCAAACAACGCAAGACCTGTTTTGCCGCTGCATCCCACAGCCAATACCCGGTGTCTTCGTGAAACGGCGCGTCCTCGCCTAGGCGCCAGACCGTCCGTGCACACCGTAGTCCATAGAGTTCCTGCTCATGATTCTTCACCGGCCCAAACGGCTCAAAGATCAGCCGTTCACGAAACACCGTTTGTTTCGTACCCCGGTCACCCGATGGCGCCACATCGTCTCCCTTGTCGCCTTCCCATACACCAGCCAGCGCCGACAACGGCCCCAAATGCTGCAAAATATCGCCGTTCATAACGCGCTCCCCTCACGTAGTTGTAGTTCATGACTTCGGTCCAAATGCCAACCCAAGCAGGTTCTTCTAGCAAAGTTCTCTACGGGGAATCAATTCGAGAAATCGGGAGCGGCGGCCTGGAACCATAGACATCACCACTGCGCGTGGAAGAGGAAGAAAACGAGGTGCATCGCGCCAGTTCATCCCTCCACGGGAGACGTGGGTGTATCGAACAGCCGTTGATAGAAGGCCAGATCCAACCAACGGCCGAATTTAAAGCCCACCTGCGGCAATGTACCGACATGTGTGAAGCCCAGGCGTTGGTGCAGCGCGATGCTCCCGGCATTGGCCGCATCGATTCCGCCTATCATGGCATGCAGGCCTTGCTGCCGGGCTTCGCCAATCAGCGCATGCATGAGCTGGCTCCCTAAACGGGGTTGATAGTCGAAGAGGGCCGTGGAATGCGCGATGGCTTCGTTAAAGATATCCAGGATGGCATTCGCATGCTTCTCGAACGTGCACTGAACGATGGTGTAGGGCGTCATGAGCGACTCCTAAAAAGAAGCGACTGAGTAAAGAATTGCATCTCGGTCGAGATTGCACAACAATTACCATGTGAGAACCAGCAAAGCGACTCGAACCTCCCTGACAGAAGCCATCATCTTCAATGATGCCGATCAACCGTTCAGTCGAATCAATTGGCCTGCGGCCAAAATTTGGCGAACCGAACAAGCCCCGCTTTCTGACAACTTGCCCGAATGCGTTCAGACCGATCTCACGATGACCGTCGAGGGGCGTAACTTCACCATCCGGCGCAAGCTTCTGACCAATAAATTCTTTTGGAATGATTTTACCGTCTCGATGTTCGACGAGCAGAACAACCTAGTGAGCGTTGCCCATATCCCAGGATTCGGACGGCGGATACACATCGAGCAGGATGGAAAAACCTATGCTCTTAAGCGGAACGGCTGGTTCAACTTCGACTTCACGCTCGTGGAGGATGGGCAAACGATTGCCCATTTCATTGAAACCACGCCGTTCTTGACTCTCTCCAGCAAGAGAGAATTCGCCATTGTTTCGCGCGACGTACCCACCGCCGCTACGTTGATCTCCTTTAGCTTCTTCTTAGCGCATAATTGGTTTTTTTGATCCGTCCATTTCTAGAACCAGATCGCACCGCATTGGCCTGAGGGCGCGAGCCGGGGATTTGGCCAGACGATGCCTCGCCCCACGCATTGATGCCCGCGCCTACAGTCGCGGCGCTTCCCATTGCGCGCATTCACCAGCCCATCCATCTGGCGCAGCCCGCAAGTCATATGGCGCGGATCGCATATCATGCATCGGTGGGAATGTTTTAAACTCCTTCCATGCTCACGAAAACATCGCGAGTATTTCTCTCAAACTTACAAAGGAGTTCATCATGACTCATCCAGTCGCTCTCATCACCGGCGGTGCTACCGGCATCGGGAAAGCCGTTGCCCTGAAACTTGTCGCCCGTGGTACAACGGTTGTCATCAGCGGACGCCGACGGAACGTCGGTGAGGCCGCCGTTGCCGAGATCGCAGCGTCGGCACAACACGGCGCTCAGGTTCGCTTCGTCCAAAACGATGTCTCTGACGAGGCTGCCGTCAAGATGATGATCGAGGGTATCGTCGCCGAATTCAGCGGCCTCGACATGGCAGTCAACAATGCCGGGATCTTCAATGAGTACTGCTCAGTGGATCAGTCGGACACACAAAAATTCAGTGACATGCTCGACATCAACGTCATGGGGCTATACTTCTGCATGAAATATGAGATCGCACAGATGCGCAAACAAGGGCACGGCTCGATCGTAAACCTGGCCTCGATCGCCGGCCTAAACGGCATTCCTTGGGGCGGCACCTACGCGGCGACCAAGCATGCTGTGGTGGGCCTGACGAAATCCTCCGCATTGGACCATGCCGCGGAGGGAATCCGCATCAATGCCGTCGCGCCTGGCGCGATCCGCACCGACATCATCGCCGACCAGTTGAACAACAATCTGGCCGAGCTTGAAGCGATGCACCCGATGCGGCGCGTCGGCAAGCCGGAAGAAATCGCCAATGCGATCTGCTGGCTGCTGTCGGACGAAGCCAGCTTTGCCACCGCCCACGTCCTGAATGTGGACGGCGGATTCCAGGCAAAGTAAGGCCATGAGCAACCAGGCGGCGGACAAAATCAGGCTTCCCGAAGCGCTTTGGGACGGCATCAAACGGGCAGGGCTTGCGCGAGCTGACGTGGTGCGGGAGGCACACATTCCGCTAAGCGTCATACGCGATCAGGCCCCGCTGTCCACGGCGCAGTTCTTTCTGCTGTGGCAGGCGCTGGTCAACCTCAGCCACGATCCTGCGATCGGCTTGCGCATCGCCACCGGATTGGAGAGCACCGCGATGCCGCCCTCGTTCATGGCGGCGTACCATTCACGAGACTTCCGCGATGCCCTGCAGCGTGTGGCGCGCTTCAAGCGCCTATGCGCACCGGAAGAGGTGCGCATCGAAGAGCGCGAGAGCCGTTGCGAGATCGTCGTAGAGTGGACACATGCCGACGGACAGGCCACTCCGCCGGCGTTGGTGGATGCCACATTCGCGTCGCTCGTTGAATTGGGACGCAAAGGCACCGCCACGCCGCTATCTGCCCTGACGGTTGAACTGGCGCGGACGAAAGGCACCAAAGCCGACTATGAACGCTACTTCGGCTGTCGCGTGCGCGTTGGCTCGGAGCGGGACTGCCTGACCCTCCATCGCGCCGATCTCGACAAGCGATTCGTCAGCTACAATGCCGAGCTACTCGAAATCCTGACTCCTGAACTGGATCGGCGATTGGAGCAACACACCCACAGCACCACGCTCGCCGAACAGATCCGCTGGGTCTTGCGGCGGCGACTCACAGCCGGCCGCCCCGACATCCGCTCTGTTGCAACCGAACTGGCCATGAGCGAGCGCTCCTTGCAGCGCAAGCTGACCGATGAAGGATTGACCTTCCAGATCCTGCTCAGCGAAACACGCCATCAGCTCGCATTGGAGTATCTGACTGATCCAACGCTGGCGATCATCGAAGTCGCCTACATGCTGGGCTACGAAGACCAGAACTCCTTTTTCCGCGCCTTCCGGCAATGGGAAGAGCTCACCCCCGCAACATGGCGCGCCAACCGCCGGCCGAAGCACACAGGGCAAACCAAATAGAGTAGATGAGCGCAAAGGCAATTCCCGATAAACCGGGCATGCAGGCTCAATCGCCAGTATCCGAGTATTTTTCCGACGAGCGAAAGAAACACAGCTGATCCCGAAACGCTCACCGTTCATCACTGACCAGGTACTGATCGAACATTGCTTCGAGCGGTGAGCGGCGCCTCCTTCAAACGGCCAGGCATGAACAGAAAACCTCTGGCGTCTTCTGCAAGTTGATTGGCGTCTTGTGCCGGTCATTGAGAACAGTGAATCGGTATCATTTGCCCATGCAATTCGAGACACGTTGCTTCGAACAGTTGAACTGAAGGTGAGGCCCTCATGAACATCCTGATATTTGGCGCAACCGGCATGGTCGGCCAAGGCGTGCTGCACGAATGCCTGACCGCTCCTGATGTTGACCAAGTCATGACCGTCGGACGCACGCCTGTTGAACAGACCCACTCCAAGCTCAAGCAACTGGTCCAGGCAGATCCGATGGCGCTGGATACCTGCGAACAGGAGCTGCAGGGCTTTGATGCCTGCTTCTTTTGTCTGGGCGTCTCCTCGTCAGGCATGAGTGAGGCTGCCTATCGGCGGATCACCTATGACGTGACGCTGCATGCGGCCACTGTG
Proteins encoded in this region:
- a CDS encoding AraC-like DNA-binding protein (MaGe:77309551) codes for the protein MSNQAADKIRLPEALWDGIKRAGLARADVVREAHIPLSVIRDQAPLSTAQFFLLWQALVNLSHDPAIGLRIATGLESTAMPPSFMAAYHSRDFRDALQRVARFKRLCAPEEVRIEERESRCEIVVEWTHADGQATPPALVDATFASLVELGRKGTATPLSALTVELARTKGTKADYERYFGCRVRVGSERDCLTLHRADLDKRFVSYNAELLEILTPELDRRLEQHTHSTTLAEQIRWVLRRRLTAGRPDIRSVATELAMSERSLQRKLTDEGLTFQILLSETRHQLALEYLTDPTLAIIEVAYMLGYEDQNSFFRAFRQWEELTPATWRANRRPKHTGQTK
- a CDS encoding FABP family protein (MaGe:77309547) produces the protein MNGDILQHLGPLSALAGVWEGDKGDDVAPSGDRGTKQTVFRERLIFEPFGPVKNHEQELYGLRCARTVWRLGEDAPFHEDTGYWLWDAAAKQVLRCLAVPRGVAVLAGGTVEPDAKAFEISAEAGSDTYGICSNKFLDREFKTVRYELRITVHGQNSFTYREDTQLKIKGQKEIFHHTDANQVTRVG
- a CDS encoding FGE-sulfatase domain-containing protein (MaGe:77309545) — protein: MDIRSTMTALLVTVGLCCAAAPAWADETAAPKSESTPSPTSPAPAVSAPTLVPPKPLAPDTETKPPVKAPVSGVPAESSGKETAPGKTESTPTPSKPKPQEGEAKPSVKAPASSSSPVDNGGKESAPIKPESPMPKPKAQESESKPSAKGSPSVNGSAASKSVVQPPAEIVGKDGAPMVLVPAGEFTMGSDKGDDDESPVHRVYVDTLYLDKFEVTNGRFAKFVEAIQSEPPWGFSDKDTPVVHADRPVRWVSWMDAMGYCLWADKRLPTEAEWEKAARGTDGRIYPWGNEAPTPTHAVFGLKEGGGETVSPIGNRDKGKSVYGVHDLAGNLYEWVMDWYAEDFYANFAKSPAINPRGPSEGTAKVQRGGSYINNLYRLRSSFRTKGDPTEQDPNVGFRCAQDVPKLP
- a CDS encoding hypothetical protein (Evidence 5 : Unknown function; MaGe:77309548) — protein: MTPYTIVQCTFEKHANAILDIFNEAIAHSTALFDYQPRLGSQLMHALIGEARQQGLHAMIGGIDAANAGSIALHQRLGFTHVGTLPQVGFKFGRWLDLAFYQRLFDTPTSPVEG
- a CDS encoding 2,5-dichloro-2,5-cyclohexadiene-1,4-diol dehydrogenase (MaGe:77309550), with amino-acid sequence MTHPVALITGGATGIGKAVALKLVARGTTVVISGRRRNVGEAAVAEIAASAQHGAQVRFVQNDVSDEAAVKMMIEGIVAEFSGLDMAVNNAGIFNEYCSVDQSDTQKFSDMLDINVMGLYFCMKYEIAQMRKQGHGSIVNLASIAGLNGIPWGGTYAATKHAVVGLTKSSALDHAAEGIRINAVAPGAIRTDIIADQLNNNLAELEAMHPMRRVGKPEEIANAICWLLSDEASFATAHVLNVDGGFQAK
- a CDS encoding hypothetical protein (Evidence 4 : Unknown function but conserved in other organisms; MaGe:77309549); this encodes MRTSKATRTSLTEAIIFNDADQPFSRINWPAAKIWRTEQAPLSDNLPECVQTDLTMTVEGRNFTIRRKLLTNKFFWNDFTVSMFDEQNNLVSVAHIPGFGRRIHIEQDGKTYALKRNGWFNFDFTLVEDGQTIAHFIETTPFLTLSSKREFAIVSRDVPTAATLISFSFFLAHNWFF
- a CDS encoding hypothetical protein (Evidence 4 : Unknown function but conserved in other organisms; MaGe:77309543); protein product: MREIWQRARLLSWFLADFIGEEGGYERRNATWSVRPADAKAGFSSVVLVDSLKTVP
- a CDS encoding hypothetical protein (Evidence 5 : Unknown function; MaGe:77309546), producing the protein MAGQGSAPTQRAREKLDLESIQTWARPFHPPMQVRRHNTVPPSPATPSSSIECPSVHLSWISTTRQ